The following is a genomic window from Raphanus sativus cultivar WK10039 unplaced genomic scaffold, ASM80110v3 Scaffold0581, whole genome shotgun sequence.
CGGGTAAATGGAGTCTGCTCTCCAACTTTAATTCTATTCGATCAAAGAATACTCTTCGTGCGACGGTGATGCCGGGACGTCTGGGCTTCTTCTCGCCATCTGAAACGGTTCGACCTGTGACTTCGTGTTTAATCTCATTCAATGTGTCATTTAGATCTGCAGCAAGGATCTATATAAATATGTGAGTACTTCTCATCTTTTCCTCATCCTCTCTTCGTATCATTCACAATATACTAATGCGTCATTGttctttgatttgatttatgGGTTGTTCTTAGCTTTGCTCATATTCATCCTTGGTTTTGGTCCATTGTAATTGAAGAAACACTTCAATTATGTTTTTCACACTTCATAATCTGGGCTTTGAAACTTGGTACTTGAATCTTTTTATATCTAAGCAAAATCacatctttattttatatttttaaaacttgaaagagctgcttatatatatatatatatatatatatatatatatatatatatatagattgttaAGAAAGATGAAGATGTTAAAGTGATTGAAATGGTGGGGATGAGGATTTGGTTGCCTCCACCGCCAAAAGTTATCTTCGCTGAAATTATCTCAATAAAAACAAAGAGTCCGTTGAAGATTTCAGCCATTAAATCATTGTGAGagttttgcatatatatatttcccATGTTTGCTTTTAGAAAGGGGGTTATATTACATCATGTTGCAGTTCTAGAATATTGATGTCATCAGAACTATTAGCAGTGTTCTTGGCCAGAGCATAGCTCTGAATTATTAATTTACTGTGACCGGCAGGTAGCAATCACAGATCAGTTTGTTTCTGTTAGGTTGATGGTATGGTAGCAATTAGCAAAGTTTACTGAAAACTATGGAATGGAGAAAACAGGAACGCCAACAACGAATAGGAAGAAGCTATTCCAGTTGGAGATTTCCACTAAAGCAACTCCAAACGAAGAGTTTCTAATTTGCTTTTAGTGtgtatcattttcttttcctaGGTGAATTTGTAAGCAACTTCATATAATGGGTTTCATATATGAACTTGCTGCaaccataaaaattgttttttttacttttatgtgtCAATCTTTTAgtgatataattaaaaagtcATGTGCTAATCTTATcacataaatttttttggtaacacGACTCAATTCAGCAACAATATGTCGCATACGTTCAATTTCGAAATAAAACTTCAAGTCAATACATATTTGCAAAGTTAATtcgtttctttttaaaaaaatccaacaaacaaaaaactatggAGTACATGacaacatataaattttaagaaaatcagcATAATTCAAATCTATGAAGGACAAAATATAAGGGGTTGTTATTCAATCAAGGATATAAGTATTTCAATTTCTTTgacatataattttgttttaatggaATAAATAACAATTAAGAAACTTAACATCGATACATGTAAATAATTCTTTTGGTATCTTTTGATAAATGTTTAAATCCagacacatttttttttgcacaATACACATTTGACTATATTATAGtacattataattattttgtgaaaCTGAATTATTTTACATGCTAAgatatctatataaataaataatattctcattattgtaatcattttattttaaatcaagaATATGCtaagtttgtttttaaaattttatcacaatttaagataatttatattttattgtgtATCATTTTTACCGTAATTTAaggtatatttatattttacttttgtatcatttttatcataatttaatatatatttatattttaattttattttttgtcagctTACAAACATTTTGTCAGccttgaaaaaaattataagtgaTGTATTTATGAggtaaatgtaaattatacaaaaaataatcatataaatcaCAAATAAAGTATATctcgcccgtagggcgggccgaccctagtctaatatatatttcagaATTATACCTTCACagatctcaaaagatagatGGAATAATAAAGATACTGATTATGAATATGTTTTCTGGAAAAAAACAATATTCActtgaaaaaagaagaataaaaaactgaagagaaaaaaataaaaaagaaaggtaCATCGGATCcacttcattttattttatagaaatatatgtGATTCATTATCGATAAAAATCACATGTTAAATTAGTCAACAAAAAATTAGTTGCAAACTGACtagttcatttaaaaaaaaatagttagaaGAAACTATTTTGGTAGCATAAATTGTTTCattatgtaataaaaacttaaaactgccataataattataatctttttatagtaatttgtataattttcaGGATTCGAAATTTGGATTTCAAGgtgtaaaataattaatatatgctCAGTTAAACCATTGTATTAAAAGAGTTTCCACATTAAGACTATACAATTGGCATAACATATGTAAGAGAACATGATAAACTGGATTTTGGCTGTGCCAGCATGAAAAGGGTACAGATTTATGGtagatattaatatattatcaaCGCAAATACATAAATGGAATTCCACCATAATATCAACATAATATCACAATTATTACACAATTAAGGAAGCGAAAAGAAGATTAGAAAAGGGACTATACTCAAAAGATTACATGAACTGACTGGCAAATCCCCCCAAAACCAAATCAGATACTTCTGACTTCTGTCCTAAAAAAGAGACCACCTCCAAATCTTTAGCTTGGTCTCTCCCTGACATTAGAATTACTCACATCTGCTTCTATATCCCAGCTCCCACTTCTTCCACTTCCCCAGCTTCCATGCCTTGTCTCCGTCCTTATCGTAGCCGCTCTCTCAGCAACCCCAAGCATCGACTGGTCAATATCCAAACCGTGATTGCTACCCTCTGCTGGATTACACCGCTGCGATATATTCATCAGATCATCCCCAATGTCTAGATCGTCCTCCACTTTCTCTCTCCGTCCTCCATTTTCATCCTCTGCTGATTCTCTGGTGGTGGTCGTTGTTGGCAGAGTAACAACAGCTCCTCTCGGAGGCTGCTCTTCTTCCACGAAGGCTCTAAAGTTGTTCCTCGAGGGCTTAACCTTCGTGCAAAACACCTCCATGAAATTGTTAGCACAGCCACGGTTATAAGCAACGGTCCTGCTGTTTGCTCTGTACCGGGAAATTCTCATAGGTCGTCTGGTTCGTGCTTATGAGGTAAAGATGAAACCCCGTGAGCCCTCCAACGAACCACAAACCGATAAAAGCAATACGCCATCAGCGCAACCGACCAAGGAGATTCTCTCATCGCCATCCACACGGTTCCGCGCTGATGGTCCATCAGAATCTTGATGTAAAGAGCCGACATGGAGAACACGTAGATGCAGAGAAGCGTCGCTGAGGAGACGAACATAAAGAAGTACCTATAGTTTCTCTGGCCAATGCATTGGCCAACCCAGGGGCAATGATGATCAAAGCGCTCGACGCAGTTGTTGCAGATGGAACAGTGAGAGCAGCGAGGAGGTCTGTAGAGCATGCACGTGTCGCAGTATTTCACTCTAACGGCAATGCCGTTGACAATGACTTCTTTGGTCCGAGGAATCTGAACGCTCGGTGTCCGTCTTCCGTCTGCTGATACAGTTGTCTCGTAGCGTAGATCTTCTTCTGGTGGATGTGAGTTTCGTGGAACGATACCGGGATCTCGTGCAGAGGTAAAGGAGAGGAGGATCAATACCTATCATAAGTAAGAAACAACACAAGACACATGAATCaaactaaaacatcaaaatatataacaacaacaataaaaagAAGATGTATGAAGATCAGATGGGGAGCAGAGGAGAAGACTTACATAAATAGTGAAGAGAAGTGTAACGATCAAGATAGCGTATCCAGCATTGTAGGGAGAGAACTCATGGCGAAGATGCCTTGCTACAAAGACGCAGAATAAAATAACAGGGACTATGATGAGGAGTAGGGTAACAGGAATTGATCTAGCATCCGGACCGAAGACTAATCTCCCACCAAGGATGAACTTCTGAAAAAAAAGAGCAAGGACACACACACCGTAATATATCAAAGATCATATAGAAATATAagattgttttaatttaaaccaCCAAAACAAATGTACAAGGCTTATGAATCCCATAACCACTAAATCTTCAAAAATGGTTGTGAACACATCAAATTTCTTAAAACATTCTAGACCCTGGCATCACTAGATTACACGCATAATACAAAAGCTAAACCAAATCAATATAGCTTTGCGtaactaaaaaaaagagaatacaCACTACAAAATGAAGCCCAAGTAAATAGAGGTCAAAGAAGCaacgcaaaaaaaaagtaagcaACTTTGATTATAACAGAGAAGAGAACAAGTAAGATGAGGTTGGGtgatagataaaaaaaaaaagggaagggGGGGGGGGCTTACATTGCTTCCTTTCCAGGCTTGGAAGACCCGTTGAGTCTTCTGTGTcatggagagagagaagaagaaagcagaAAACTTTTGAGCTACCCAGAAGACTAAACTCGAGGATAAAGCGTTGTATACAGTTATATATCCTCCCCGCCGTTCATTTGGGAAAATTCACCGgcgaaagaaagaaaaggaaagggCTTTTCGCTTTTCTTCAGATGAGAAACCTAACTGTACCccccagagagagagagagagagatcgcgGAATTAATCACACACTAATAATAAGGGTCGGCTGAACCTCCCTCAACGACAACGACGACGACGGTTGTGTTCTGCGTCCGTCTCGCGACGCGACGAACGAATGACGACAATTAgctcttcttctctctccctttcgttttttttttttttaatttgacgtCATCCTGTTTACCCTCCTAAACTAAACCACAATTATTAGTAGTTGTACCGCTcgcttttcttttttcttctttttttttttgaaaaagattctCCTTtgatgatttcttttttttttctttggtcaaGGCTCCTTTTTTATGATTTCAAAATCACAAACATTGTAAGCTTAAACCTCAAAAGCATTTCAAATGCACAACCCTTTGTGATAAGTATTACGTGACAGGTCAATATGATTGGGATCTTGATTCGACTGTCCACTTGTGGAGACTACTACCTCTTTACAGGTCTGATTTAAGAATTATTCACTCACTGTTTAGACCACCCGGCCGTTGAGTTTGTGGTTAGATTTCTAAGATCTCTGCTTTATATGCAAACGTTTGGCAGCAGTACTGTCCATTGTATGAAAGAGCGGTCCGGTTATATGCCTCACTTGTCAGCATAAATGCTTACCACCAACATGGTATAGATATTGCACAACTGAAATATGTTTAACTTAAACTGAAATAAAAACAATGGTTTCAGGTGTGAAGGCCGGGAAGAAATtaaagcagcagcagcagatgTCCTACCTCTGCAAAAGCGTGTATTGTCACTTCTTAATGAAGTCAGGTAAGAAGAAGAATCATATTCATTACACCATGCCTGCCTGCTTCTCTTTCAAATCTTGTCTAGAGAGACAACTTACATACTATTTTAATCTTTGAATTTGCAGATACAAGATCATAGCGCACGTATGTCCGCAAACGACAGAGTTCTAATAGGTGAAGGCAGCTGCGGATCGCCAAGGAGTGTTTTAGTTTACCTGGGCGAGTGCAATGTGGATGACATGTACACGGGCCCATAGTAAAACCCAGCACTtaactaaaaaatcaaaaatagtCTCATTCTCTGTTTCCCACTTTTATTCGTGATTTTGACAAggcaaaaagaataaaacaacTGTGCACTTGTTTTTGAAATAAAGATTTTATTTCAGAATGTGAACATATATCATCCAGAAGATATAAATGAAATGATATAAGAAACATTGTTGTAACTAATGAGGAGCACCACCACCCTGTGATTTGTGAGAGATGTGTGGTTCCCATTCAGACGAGCTTTGATATAGCCTTGAAAGACACCCAGAAGGCTTTAGATGCAATACTCAGGATCATCGGGTTTTGATATATCCTGTTTGCCATTAACGTGAGAACTTATATAGAAGCATTCAAAGTAAAGAGGATATTGTGATActgctttaaaaataaaataaaaataggagTGTGTTTGGTCAATGTACGTACCCAATGGCAGTGGCGCTCCATGAAGCTAGGTTGTAAATAACATTACTACCTTCCCATGCTTTACGAAGCTTCCCCTTACTCTTCTTCACAGAAAACATGGTGCTAAGTGCTACATTCCCCAGTTCATAAAATAAGCGAACTCTTAGTatctgattttatttttgataaaggAGAAGagacataatatataaaagtcCGACTCACAAGCATACCTTTCTGAAGCTGATCAGGTGATATATCCTACAAAGAAAGAGAGATTATCTTCACAACCTATATATGAGATAAGTTGACGAGAGACATAAAAAAGGAGGAGATGTACTAAGTAGGTACGTACCTTAGTCTGCTCAAGGGAAGATAAATAAGTAACCATGAAACAAGCAATAGCATCAGTTATATCTTCTTCCCTAACGACCACATAATCATCATCTTCCATACCCACCGATATTAAATCGTCATCACTAACTACATCCCAAGAGCTACCACCATCTTCTGCCAAATTCTCATCAACCTACAGTTATATGCGAAGGGAAACGACATATCTATTATTCAAAACTGTAATAAAACTTGTTACCTGCAGGATTAATGACTTGGAGAATAGAAGCTTGACCTAACTCTATCCTGTCCCTAAAGTCGTGACATTCAACCCTAGATTTGATGAGATCATACAACTACAAGACAGAAGCATGCATGGAAGCTGTTAGattccatctctctctctctctctctcagatatCAAATTCAATGAAGTAATCGTTACTTTATCCGGTGAGTCACTACGTTGGCCAACGCGGTCGCTGTTATCCACATCATCGGAGAGATTTAGAAGGTGGAGAGCTCTTTGGCAATCGTCGAGCAAGTTCTGCAACGTCTTACGCTGGACACGAATACTATCTAAACGAGACGAGCTAGATTCCTCGATTTCCATTGAGGAGTTTTGCGTATAAATTGTGAGACGAAAAACTTCTTACGGCGTGAAAGATAAAGCACgattgattcttcttcttcttctcttctttctttgtttagttTCGCCCGGAAAATAGGATAAAGACAAACAAGCAAGcaactaaattttgttattatGGACACAATCTTATTGAATCtcatatatagttaaaaacttatatatttaaataattttaatgttgtccaaaaaaaaaaaaaaaattaataaaacattgttATTTGATGGGCTTTTTAAGCAGATAAAAGGACCGTAAGTTTCCTAAGAGGCCTCTTGGCTAAAACAGCCACATCCCATACATGTGCAGCATCTCTCATGCATAAGTCTCCTCGTTCGTTCCATCAACAAGGCTTATTTATATTATTCACCACTAACTATTGTAAACTTCCTAATCTGCGTTCCGGATGTTATGTGCCCCCAATGGGCAAAATTAATCGAGAGGAATGAATTGAGTCCCCATGCAAGCAACACAGTATCTAAAAGATACCTTATCCAATCTGTATAGAGATGCAAGAGAATAATTAAAACACAGAGGTGTCAGCATTTATATGAGTGGTGGGTGGTGGATGATGGTCGTGCCCAGCACGATTCAGCAAGGTTGTACTAATTAGCTTGTCATTTCTTTCTCCACTTTTCCCCCTAAATTACAAATCAAGAAAGCAGTGGATACCTCTCGGACAAGGAAGCGTTATGGAATccatattatcaaaaaaaaactatatgtaGATTAGAGAGAGTAATTGTAAGACAGGCCATACATGTGtgtttaatttcttaatttttagtgtttaattaattatacaatatttttataaatgcttgAAAATTTTCCCTccaagaagaagagatgggagtTATGATGATGACATGTCAGAGTACCGAATAATGAAAAACAGAAGGGGCTTTCCTCTGTTTACGCCCAAAGTTTCCGCTTTACCTCTTCTCTCATACTCAAACCACCGTTGAACACATCAATCATTCATATCTCTCTCTCGTCACCCTAAAagacttattattttattttattttcaaaattaattattgttacCATCATCTCCTTCCTTCATTCTCCACAGggatcaaagaaaaaaaatcaaggtACTATTTCTCGAATCCATTGGCTACTTCCATTGCGTCTTCTTGATCGGACATTCTATCTTTTGGATATAGTGCATCATTTTGAATGGCGTGAAAACTGCGTTATATAACAAGTTATGTATCAAGCTACGTCTAGCAAAAACGgagaatcttcttcttcacagcCTCCTCAACAACAGCAGAATGATAATGAACCAGAACAGGAGCAACATGTACGTCTCTCCCTTTTATCATTTTGCAATATTCATCTCCCTAATATCTCTTGTTTCTTTCCAATCGTAGGGTGACACATGTAGTATTCCTCCTGCGCAGTCTGGAAACATAGACTCTCGTTCCCGTGGCAGCGCCAACAACAACACGGTAACACTTTTTTTCTTACATTATTATttgtcatttatttttaatgtaaaagaaataagcctttataattaaaaaaagaaaaagaaaaaacaagccTTAACTCTAGTACGTTGATTGCGTTTAATGTTAGATATATCTGCCTCTTTTAGTGATTTTGATACCCTTTGTAGGTATTCAAGAGTGGACATTTATCTATATCATCAAAAGGTATGTTTTACTAGCTTCTTAGCACGAGAGTTTCTTAGTTTCAGGCAgccttttgtgtgtgtttgcaaTACTATGATGACGAGACTTTGTTTCCCTCTCTAAGGACTTAGAGGTGCTGCATTTCCAGCTAGTAATTAAGGACATATACCATGTAAAGTGGGTTATATGCATGGTGTATCTTAAAACTTTGCTCTTCTGTTTCACTATTACACCTTTTCCAATTTTCTTGGGGGATTCTTGATTAGTAGTAAGTGTTGGGCTAACCATAGTGCAAAAATTCGTATTAATTTTGGTTAATGTAAAAGTTTCAAAAAGGTTTTCTTAACACAGGGCTTGGCTGGACATCTTGGAAGAAAAGATGGTTTATCTTGACGCGTACTTCACTTGTTTTCTTCCGAAGTGACCCGGTAAGCTTTCACATATTCTAATGAAAGAGTACTGCATCCTGTTACTTCCTTGTGTGTTTGAGGGACTAAACGGTGTTTTTGTATTACAGAGCGCAGTCCAACAGAGAGGCGGTGAGGTCAATTTAACCCTTGGGGGAATTGATCTCAACAACTCAGGCAGGTTGGCTTATTTGTCTCTGTAACCTATGTATCTGTTTCGGTGTTACTAACATCATATAACATTTGGACTATTTTGTTTTTAGTGTGGTTGTTAAGGCAGATAAGAAGCTGTTGACTGTTCTCTTCCCTGATGGTCGTGATGGACGTGCCTTTACACTCAGGGTTCCTTCAcaacttttcttttatatatctcCTCGTTGTTTAtcaatattatttgatattttctctTGCTTGCAGGCTGACACTATGGAGGATCTACAAGAGTGGAAAACTGCTCTTGAAAACGCTTTGATGCAAGCTCCTAGTGCTTCCCATGTTATGGGTCAAAATGGTATCTTCAGGAATGATCATGCACCAGATGCACCCCCTGCCGATGTTGATGAACCCAGTATGTCTTTAAGCACCCATGTATTATCTATCATGTAAAACAAATGTTCCCTTCTTATGGAGTTCAAGGCTGACCAGTTAGTATCAAAAAGCTCACAAGAATGTGCACATTGTTTAGATAACTGATGACATCTAAAAGATTAGTTTCTCCTTCAACTCATTTAGacaatgatttatttattttttcttgcaGAAGAAGAGACACCAACAAACTTGACTGTCTTTGGAAGACCAATACTACTTGCTCTAGAAGAAGTTGATGGATCTCCATCTTTCTTGGAAAAGGCTCTTAGATTTGTTGAAGATCATGGTACTAGTTTCATACGTTCTTTTCTGCTTTCTTTATAACCCATATATATTGAGCTAGAAAAAGACATATTTACATTGCAGGAGCCAAGACAGAAGGAATCTTGAGACAAGCTGCTGATGTTGATGATGTTAACCATCGGATTCGTGAATATGAGCAAGGTTTTAGATCACTGCATATATAGTGCATATACATGATGATCTCCTGCATTGAATTAAAACTAATACATAGTCACTTTGCCTCAGGGAGAAATGAGTTCACTCCCACTGAAGATGCTCATGTTATTGGTGATTGTCTTAAGGTATATGCCACACTAGCCTTTTGGCTCTTTtaaatctctctctttctctctctaactGTATTCATAAAATGCGCAGACTGTTCTCAGAGAGATGCCTTCCTCTCCAGTGCCTGCTTCTTGTTGCAACGCCCTTCTTGAAGCTTGCCGTAAGTTTTATAGTTTACTTACACTCCAAACACGTTCACATATGTTGTAAACGTGTAACAACTTTTATCAGGTGACCGTGGCCATAGAGTCAATGCCATGCGTGAAGCAATTTCTGAATCATTCCCTGAACCAAATCGTCGCCTTCTTCAAAGGTATATAGTCTCTTCTTATCTGGTAGCTTATGATAGCTTACAGATGaacttttttgttattaattgtGTTTGTTCCTCTTGCAAGGATCCTGATGATGATGCTGGTAGTGGCCTCTAACAAAAACGTGAACCGGATGAACACAAATGCAGTTGCAGCTTGTATGGCACCTTTGCTTCTTAGACCTCTTCTCCATGGTGACTGTGAAATTGAAAACGATTTTGATGTGGGCGGTGATGGTTCTGCGCAACTTCTGCAAGCAGCTGCTGCAGCTAATCATGCACAGGCTATAGTCATAACACTGTTAGAAGATTATGAAAACATCTTTGGAGTAAGATTAAAAGGTTATACTATTCTGCATAGTGAGCTTATTTTCAGACACTGACATCTATCTACATGTATGGTATGTGGATGCAGGAAGGTTCCTTGTCAGCTGGATTGTACTCTGATTCAGAAGAGAGTGGTAGTGGAACCGAGGAGGGAACAGATGATGAAgagtatgatgatgatgatggcacACAAGGATCTGAGGACTacacagatgaggaagaggacCTTGAAGGTGAATCTGAGGGATCATACAGTGAGAGTGAAGCCTTTGCCGACCATCATGGCGATGACATTGATCATCATGATGATGGACATAAGGCACGGTCCCATACCAAGGTTCAGTAGTTATCCATTCTTGACCTGATGATACAAGTTCCTTGCTCTTCACTCCATCTTTACTTGACCATTGTGTTTTGCAGATAAATGATAACTTAAGTTCTGAATCAAAATCTCCAAAAGGAAGTATGAAGCCTAAAGTTCCTAAGAAGCTATTATCCGGCTCTAACCGGTCTTCGCTACCACGGTATGCTGATGATGATGCAAGGAAGGATGATAACATCCTAGTTAAAGGTTCTTCTGATGAGGTCTCAAAAACTGAGGATAGAAACTCATCAACTTCAGATGTAGCCTCTGCCTCTAAGGAACCGTCTAGTGAAAGACACTGGGGACGTGCCCATGTAAGTTTCTTTGATGTGGTTTCCTTAAGCTCTTAAACGTTTTAGTAAAAAAGTTTGGTCTTATATGTGCACAGGGGAAGAGAAACCTTTCCATAGAATCTATTGAACTCTCAGCTGAGGTGGACGAGGCCGAGTAAgtatcattatcatcatcatcatctctacAAGTGATTTCACATTCTGTATCTGACAATGTTTTTTACACTCTGCAGTGCTGACGTTGAAAGACTTGAGACAACCAAAACAGAGCTACAAAACAGAATTACAGAGGAGGTCATGATAAGTACCTTTGAGTATATAACTCGTTGGCTAATACAACTGGTGATTTTTTTAACaagctttatttttaatacaacaGGTTAAGAACAATAAAGTTCTACATTCTAGTTTGGAGAGACGGAAGAAGGCTTTGTACGTGAGACGCGAAGCTCTAGAGAAAGATGTAAAGCgcttaaaacaaaa
Proteins encoded in this region:
- the LOC130502485 gene encoding uncharacterized protein LOC130502485 isoform X1 encodes the protein MEIEESSSSRLDSIRVQRKTLQNLLDDCQRALHLLNLSDDVDNSDRVGQRSDSPDKLYDLIKSRVECHDFRDRIELGQASILQVINPAEDGGSSWDVVSDDDLISVGMEDDDYVVVREEDITDAIACFMVTYLSSLEQTKDISPDQLQKALSTMFSVKKSKGKLRKAWEGSNVIYNLASWSATAIGIYQNPMILSIASKAFWVSFKAISKLV
- the LOC130502487 gene encoding rho GTPase-activating protein REN1-like isoform X1, translating into MYQATSSKNGESSSSQPPQQQQNDNEPEQEQHGDTCSIPPAQSGNIDSRSRGSANNNTVFKSGHLSISSKGLGWTSWKKRWFILTRTSLVFFRSDPSAVQQRGGEVNLTLGGIDLNNSGSVVVKADKKLLTVLFPDGRDGRAFTLRVPSQLFFYISPRCLSILFDIFSCLQADTMEDLQEWKTALENALMQAPSASHVMGQNGIFRNDHAPDAPPADVDEPKEETPTNLTVFGRPILLALEEVDGSPSFLEKALRFVEDHGAKTEGILRQAADVDDVNHRIREYEQGRNEFTPTEDAHVIGDCLKTVLREMPSSPVPASCCNALLEACRDRGHRVNAMREAISESFPEPNRRLLQRILMMMLVVASNKNVNRMNTNAVAACMAPLLLRPLLHGDCEIENDFDVGGDGSAQLLQAAAAANHAQAIVITLLEDYENIFGEGSLSAGLYSDSEESGSGTEEGTDDEEYDDDDGTQGSEDYTDEEEDLEGESEGSYSESEAFADHHGDDIDHHDDGHKARSHTKINDNLSSESKSPKGSMKPKVPKKLLSGSNRSSLPRYADDDARKDDNILVKGSSDEVSKTEDRNSSTSDVASASKEPSSERHWGRAHGKRNLSIESIELSAEVDEADADVERLETTKTELQNRITEEVKNNKVLHSSLERRKKALYVRREALEKDVERLQEQLQQERDKRSALEVGLKMSKGNKPIQETTDVKLNKDLQEVAQAEDDITNLEHKVDDLENRLGKQDVKASGASKGSRRSPEHNAKMKEKQKDTEAAASTLKEGHWDARGNEKERQHEPRGKSSQKLAGTSKRSGSKGEGNTTTTSALSKLTMRLNFLKERRSQIANELSNMDKGKSSSGQPSPSSGQKRSPQETERGGTGSNQNQNQDSDSSKLNSPHVLDRGRSDNGGDRSKGSGGGNHPSTTPRTFSR
- the LOC130502487 gene encoding rho GTPase-activating protein REN1-like isoform X3; its protein translation is MYQATSSKNGESSSSQPPQQQQNDNEPEQEQHGDTCSIPPAQSGNIDSRSRGSANNNTVFKSGHLSISSKGLGWTSWKKRWFILTRTSLVFFRSDPSAVQQRGGEVNLTLGGIDLNNSGSVVVKADKKLLTVLFPDGRDGRAFTLRADTMEDLQEWKTALENALMQAPSASHVMGQNGIFRNDHAPDAPPADVDEPKEETPTNLTVFGRPILLALEEVDGSPSFLEKALRFVEDHGAKTEGILRQAADVDDVNHRIREYEQGRNEFTPTEDAHVIGDCLKTVLREMPSSPVPASCCNALLEACRDRGHRVNAMREAISESFPEPNRRLLQRILMMMLVVASNKNVNRMNTNAVAACMAPLLLRPLLHGDCEIENDFDVGGDGSAQLLQAAAAANHAQAIVITLLEDYENIFGEGSLSAGLYSDSEESGSGTEEGTDDEEYDDDDGTQGSEDYTDEEEDLEGESEGSYSESEAFADHHGDDIDHHDDGHKARSHTKINDNLSSESKSPKGSMKPKVPKKLLSGSNRSSLPRYADDDARKDDNILVKGSSDEVSKTEDRNSSTSDVASASKEPSSERHWGRAHGKRNLSIESIELSAEVDEADADVERLETTKTELQNRITEEVKNNKVLHSSLERRKKALYVRREALEKDVERLQEQLQQERDKRSALEVGLKMSKGNKPIQETTDVKLNKDLQEVAQAEDDITNLEHKVDDLENRLGKQDVKASGASKGSRRSPEHNAKMKEKQKDTEAAASTLKEGHWDARGNEKERQHEPRGKSSQKLAGTSKRSGSKGEGNTTTTSALSKLTMRLNFLKERRSQIANELSNMDKGKSSSGQPSPSSGQKRSPQETERGGTGSNQNQNQDSDSSKLNSPHVLDRGRSDNGGDRSKGSGGGNHPSTTPRTFSR
- the LOC130502487 gene encoding rho GTPase-activating protein REN1-like isoform X2 gives rise to the protein MYQATSSKNGESSSSQPPQQQQNDNEPEQEQHGDTCSIPPAQSGNIDSRSRGSANNNTVFKSGHLSISSKGLGWTSWKKRWFILTRTSLVFFRSDPSAVQQRGGEVNLTLGGIDLNNSGSVVVKADKKLLTVLFPDGRDGRAFTLRVPSQLFFYISPRCLSILFDIFSCLQADTMEDLQEWKTALENALMQAPSASHVMGQNGIFRNDHAPDAPPADVDEPKEETPTNLTVFGRPILLALEEVDGSPSFLEKALRFVEDHGAKTEGILRQAADVDDVNHRIREYEQGRNEFTPTEDAHVIGDCLKTVLREMPSSPVPASCCNALLEACRDRGHRVNAMREAISESFPEPNRRLLQRILMMMLVVASNKNVNRMNTNAVAACMAPLLLRPLLHGDCEIENDFDVGGDGSAQLLQAAAAANHAQAIVITLLEDYENIFGEGSLSAGLYSDSEESGSGTEEGTDDEEYDDDDGTQGSEDYTDEEEDLEGESEGSYSESEAFADHHGDDIDHHDDGHKARSHTKINDNLSSESKSPKGSMKPKVPKKLLSGSNRSSLPRYADDDARKDDNILVKGSSDEVSKTEDRNSSTSDVASASKEPSSERHWGRAHGKRNLSIESIELSAEVDEADADVERLETTKTELQNRITEEVKNNKVLHSSLERRKKALYVRREALEKDVERLQEQLQQERDKRSALEVGLKMSKGNKPIQETTDLNKDLQEVAQAEDDITNLEHKVDDLENRLGKQDVKASGASKGSRRSPEHNAKMKEKQKDTEAAASTLKEGHWDARGNEKERQHEPRGKSSQKLAGTSKRSGSKGEGNTTTTSALSKLTMRLNFLKERRSQIANELSNMDKGKSSSGQPSPSSGQKRSPQETERGGTGSNQNQNQDSDSSKLNSPHVLDRGRSDNGGDRSKGSGGGNHPSTTPRTFSR
- the LOC130502485 gene encoding uncharacterized protein LOC130502485 isoform X2, with the protein product MEIEESSSSRLDSIRVQRKTLQNLLDDCQRALHLLNLSDDVDNSDRVGQRSDSPDKLYDLIKSRVECHDFRDRIELGQASILQVINPADGGSSWDVVSDDDLISVGMEDDDYVVVREEDITDAIACFMVTYLSSLEQTKDISPDQLQKALSTMFSVKKSKGKLRKAWEGSNVIYNLASWSATAIGIYQNPMILSIASKAFWVSFKAISKLV